A window of Cohnella herbarum contains these coding sequences:
- a CDS encoding helix-turn-helix transcriptional regulator: MTVSDINVQLCEYSRHQEPFKHEYGNGLDTYIIRLQIEGVSQALIDGELTEVLPGDLLLFKPGDIYELRIGTPGQPMKPNGDYFVFCTGKGIDDWWGEKRRPTRKRIAEDERIKGIWHQLILERRRLDGGHSELIALLVRSLLLLLDRALEEAPPAQSVSAFHALKMRNYIEENAAKVLRLQDVAGHAGLSVSRAVHLFKEHFGISAMQYVQQLRLSHALELLDHSLMSLEQIATETGLSSYTYFHRVFRETYGISPGQYRKKRASNPDSTISRV, translated from the coding sequence ATGACGGTTAGCGATATTAACGTTCAACTTTGCGAGTATTCGAGACATCAGGAGCCGTTCAAGCATGAATACGGCAACGGCCTCGATACCTATATTATCCGATTACAAATTGAAGGGGTTAGCCAAGCGCTGATCGACGGGGAATTGACCGAAGTGCTTCCCGGGGATCTGCTGTTATTCAAGCCCGGAGATATTTACGAGCTAAGGATCGGTACGCCCGGACAGCCGATGAAACCGAACGGGGATTATTTCGTCTTCTGTACCGGAAAAGGAATCGACGACTGGTGGGGAGAGAAGCGAAGGCCTACTCGCAAAAGAATCGCGGAAGACGAGCGGATCAAAGGGATCTGGCATCAATTGATCTTGGAAAGAAGACGTCTTGACGGCGGCCATTCGGAATTGATCGCGCTGCTTGTCCGTTCGCTGCTGCTGTTGCTGGACCGTGCGCTCGAAGAGGCTCCGCCAGCCCAGTCGGTATCCGCTTTCCATGCTTTGAAGATGAGGAACTATATCGAAGAGAACGCCGCTAAGGTTTTGAGATTGCAAGATGTCGCAGGTCATGCCGGACTAAGCGTATCGCGGGCCGTACATCTGTTCAAGGAGCATTTCGGAATATCCGCGATGCAGTACGTCCAGCAACTAAGGCTCTCTCATGCGTTGGAGCTACTCGATCACAGTCTGATGTCCTTGGAGCAAATCGCCACGGAGACGGGACTAAGCAGCTACACTTACTTTCACCGGGTATTCCGCGAAACTTACGGCATTTCCCCCGGTCAATACCGGAAGAAAAGGGCTTCTAATCCCGACTCTACGATTTCACGAGTTTAA
- a CDS encoding response regulator transcription factor: MWRTLIVEDEQPARASMRKLFKKADIPFEIVGEAADGREALAIIREIRPDVVITDIDMPIMDGVKLLMQAREEGFDCRFVMLTAMSEFEYARQALEYGASGYLLKLSLDVNGLRQAMMKVVNELEQREKLRKVDKWFPGGNQAEPTDHPEMNRIIGYIEEHYAEEITLKGLAEYIRMDASYVSDLFKKKTGSTLTHYIQNRRIQAAKMLLAETDKTVSEIGRQVGFENDNYFIKIFKRWCEATPNEYRKGIASD, from the coding sequence ATGTGGCGGACTTTGATCGTCGAGGATGAACAACCGGCAAGAGCCAGCATGCGCAAGCTGTTCAAGAAAGCAGACATTCCGTTCGAGATCGTTGGCGAGGCCGCGGACGGGAGAGAGGCTCTGGCGATCATTCGCGAAATCCGGCCCGACGTCGTCATCACCGATATCGATATGCCGATCATGGATGGAGTTAAACTGCTGATGCAAGCTAGGGAAGAAGGCTTCGATTGCAGGTTCGTCATGCTCACGGCGATGAGCGAGTTCGAATATGCCCGGCAAGCGCTCGAGTACGGGGCTTCGGGTTATTTGCTCAAGCTGTCGCTCGACGTCAACGGTTTGCGACAAGCGATGATGAAGGTCGTTAACGAGTTGGAGCAAAGAGAGAAGCTGCGCAAGGTCGACAAGTGGTTTCCTGGCGGCAATCAGGCCGAGCCGACCGATCATCCCGAGATGAACCGAATCATCGGCTACATCGAAGAGCATTACGCGGAAGAGATCACGCTCAAAGGACTTGCCGAGTATATTCGGATGGATGCGAGCTACGTTAGCGACTTGTTCAAGAAGAAGACGGGTTCGACCTTAACCCACTATATTCAGAACCGGAGAATACAAGCGGCTAAGATGCTGCTCGCGGAGACGGATAAGACGGTCAGCGAGATCGGCCGGCAGGTCGGCTTCGAGAACGATAATTATTTCATCAAAATTTTCAAACGTTGGTGCGAGGCTACTCCGAACGAATACCGGAAAGGGATTGCGTCGGATTAA
- a CDS encoding carbohydrate ABC transporter permease, with amino-acid sequence MNESAGRMKTKWLVTVLMLIAGVFMILPFLWMISTSFQSASEVFSSWLPSKLDWSSHKRIWTGNYNFVPYYLNSVKISVISTVGAVFLSALAAYGFARIEFKGRDALFLVYLSMMMIPPQVIFVPKFIMFNWMNIYNTHWALILPGMFSIFGVFMLRQFFMSVPKEITESAFLDGAGHFKIFFRLILPLAKPALATFAIIDFSWHWNDYENALVFLTSPKLYTIPLGLQNFILENNVDYNGMMAASSAAILPMIAIFLIGQKYIIQGISSSAVKG; translated from the coding sequence ATGAACGAATCGGCCGGACGAATGAAAACCAAATGGCTTGTCACCGTTCTCATGCTCATCGCCGGCGTGTTCATGATTCTTCCTTTTCTATGGATGATCAGCACGTCATTCCAAAGCGCGAGCGAAGTATTCTCGAGCTGGCTGCCTTCCAAACTCGATTGGAGCAGCCACAAGCGAATCTGGACCGGAAACTACAACTTCGTTCCATATTATCTGAATTCGGTCAAGATTTCGGTCATCAGCACGGTAGGCGCCGTATTCCTGTCCGCCTTGGCGGCATACGGCTTCGCGCGGATCGAATTCAAAGGCCGCGATGCGCTTTTCCTAGTTTACTTGTCCATGATGATGATTCCGCCTCAGGTTATTTTCGTGCCGAAATTCATTATGTTTAACTGGATGAACATCTATAACACGCACTGGGCGCTTATTCTGCCGGGCATGTTCTCGATCTTCGGGGTGTTCATGCTAAGGCAATTCTTCATGAGCGTTCCGAAGGAGATTACGGAATCCGCGTTTCTGGACGGGGCGGGCCATTTCAAAATTTTCTTCCGATTGATTTTACCGCTGGCCAAGCCGGCTCTCGCCACGTTCGCGATCATCGATTTCTCTTGGCATTGGAACGACTACGAGAATGCGCTCGTATTCCTGACGAGTCCGAAGCTGTACACGATTCCGCTCGGCTTGCAAAATTTCATTCTCGAAAACAACGTCGACTACAACGGGATGATGGCGGCTTCGTCCGCGGCGATCTTACCAATGATCGCGATCTTCCTGATCGGCCAGAAATATATTATTCAGGGCATTTCCAGCTCGGCTGTGAAAGGCTAA
- a CDS encoding Uma2 family endonuclease — MTKNKDEDRIKEQQVTYDIYAAMPDDGQRYEIVDGVLELMCLGPMTVHQTVSGELSYILKQSCKSDYIFFTH; from the coding sequence ATGACCAAGAATAAGGATGAAGATCGGATTAAGGAGCAGCAAGTAACCTATGACATCTATGCGGCAATGCCTGACGACGGACAGCGTTATGAGATCGTAGACGGAGTGTTGGAGCTGATGTGTCTCGGACCTATGACGGTTCATCAAACGGTAAGCGGAGAGTTGAGTTACATTTTAAAACAAAGTTGCAAATCGGACTACATTTTCTTCACGCATTGA
- a CDS encoding ABC transporter substrate-binding protein, with amino-acid sequence MNKKKWLVSTLCFVIAAVLLAGCGANNDANGNGAPASSGNSGSEKIKLTLWGAVPAEAGPQAVIDAWNAENADVKVEYVRYVNDDAGNLKLDTALMTGQESDLFINYTLTRLQKRVDAGVAVDLSAKTDYNIDDQMGPDAALWKINDKYYGMPTKKNMAFFWLNKKMLDDAGLPVPPLDWTWDDVQQYAIKLKKDNVYGLLQHDASFTNTMDGTVAGLGVTKADGTSNFNNDLWKKYFQTLHDMMFKDKSTPEYGEQLTSKMPVDTMFLKGEAAMLNAGEFIFRNANNLTEFPHDFQIAFATTPRVSADQKDFKYPGGVGDVLSVNAKSKNQDAAWKFAKWYADGGMLPMASGGRIPSSKSVDSKQAIELLLKGVEDKYDVDSLNKVVFGSFESFQLSVPQQVVDARKEEYEKYFLNKQDLDTTLANMAKRHQEYIK; translated from the coding sequence ATGAATAAGAAAAAGTGGTTGGTCTCAACGCTTTGTTTCGTCATCGCGGCGGTGCTGCTTGCCGGTTGCGGAGCCAATAACGACGCGAACGGCAACGGAGCGCCGGCTTCATCCGGGAATTCCGGAAGCGAGAAGATCAAGCTGACGCTATGGGGCGCCGTTCCCGCGGAAGCCGGACCTCAAGCCGTAATAGACGCGTGGAACGCGGAAAATGCCGACGTCAAAGTAGAATACGTACGTTACGTCAATGATGACGCGGGGAACCTGAAGCTGGATACCGCGCTTATGACGGGGCAAGAGTCGGACCTGTTCATCAACTACACGTTAACTCGTTTGCAGAAGCGCGTGGATGCGGGCGTTGCCGTAGACTTGAGCGCGAAGACGGACTATAACATCGATGATCAGATGGGTCCGGACGCGGCCCTCTGGAAAATCAACGATAAATACTACGGCATGCCGACCAAGAAAAACATGGCGTTCTTCTGGTTGAACAAGAAGATGCTCGACGACGCGGGTTTGCCCGTTCCTCCGCTGGATTGGACATGGGACGATGTGCAGCAATATGCGATCAAGCTCAAGAAAGATAACGTATACGGCTTACTCCAGCACGATGCCAGTTTCACGAACACGATGGACGGTACGGTTGCGGGGCTCGGCGTAACGAAAGCGGACGGAACGTCCAACTTTAATAACGATCTCTGGAAGAAGTATTTCCAAACGCTGCACGATATGATGTTCAAGGATAAGTCGACTCCCGAATACGGAGAGCAATTGACGAGCAAGATGCCCGTGGACACGATGTTCCTGAAAGGCGAGGCGGCGATGCTGAACGCGGGAGAATTCATTTTCCGCAATGCGAACAACTTGACCGAATTCCCTCACGACTTCCAAATCGCGTTCGCGACGACTCCGCGCGTCTCCGCGGATCAGAAAGATTTCAAGTATCCGGGCGGAGTCGGGGACGTGCTGTCGGTTAACGCTAAATCCAAAAATCAAGACGCGGCATGGAAATTCGCGAAATGGTATGCCGACGGCGGCATGCTGCCAATGGCAAGCGGCGGACGCATTCCTTCCTCCAAGAGCGTGGACAGCAAACAGGCGATCGAACTTCTGCTGAAGGGCGTAGAAGACAAATACGACGTCGACTCCTTGAACAAAGTCGTATTCGGCAGTTTCGAGTCGTTCCAATTAAGCGTACCTCAACAAGTCGTAGATGCGAGGAAAGAGGAGTACGAGAAGTACTTCTTGAACAAACAAGATCTGGATACGACCTTGGCTAATATGGCGAAGAGACACCAGGAGTACATTAAGTAA
- a CDS encoding Uma2 family endonuclease — protein sequence MIHRTRLDIVKARGIEGPPDLVVEVISPSSRKRDKVVKSRIYAKYQVPEYWIIDPKGRTLEQYRLQGELYELVHLFEDDDQVTSDKLPCVSFALSDIFNDLKLFSFKE from the coding sequence ATGATTCACCGCACTCGACTGGATATCGTAAAGGCTAGAGGAATTGAAGGTCCGCCTGATCTAGTTGTTGAGGTTATCTCGCCTAGCTCCCGTAAAAGGGATAAAGTAGTCAAGTCGAGAATCTATGCGAAATATCAGGTACCGGAGTATTGGATCATAGATCCGAAGGGGCGGACATTGGAGCAATATCGGCTGCAGGGCGAGTTATATGAGTTAGTTCATTTATTCGAAGATGACGACCAGGTAACTTCGGACAAGCTTCCGTGCGTTTCTTTTGCTCTAAGCGATATTTTTAATGATCTTAAATTATTTTCTTTTAAGGAATAG
- a CDS encoding carbohydrate ABC transporter permease: MKRRSWIQKQGWVGYAFIMPNMLGILLFFIVPALYSFGLMFTDYQFANPNYSFTGMDNLKRLFQDEQFYGAIKHTGIFLLSVPVSLVLAFIVALVLNRSVYLKGLLRGMFFLPYISSGVAVAFVWMLLFQPSHGPINEVLRWIGIASPPGWFADPDTAMYAIDVVQIWFMLGYNMIIYLAALQEISTEQLEAARIDGASTRTITWKIVWPLVSPTTFLLLITGLIMTMKSFSLIQAITGGGPSGSTTILSLYVYKTAFSYYEMGYASAISWFLFAVILLITVIQWIGQKRWVHY, from the coding sequence GTGAAACGGCGAAGCTGGATTCAGAAGCAAGGCTGGGTAGGGTACGCGTTCATCATGCCGAACATGCTCGGCATTCTGCTATTCTTCATTGTTCCCGCGTTATATTCGTTCGGTCTTATGTTTACCGACTATCAATTTGCCAATCCGAATTATTCGTTCACGGGGATGGATAACCTTAAACGTTTGTTTCAGGACGAGCAGTTCTACGGCGCGATCAAGCATACGGGAATTTTCCTTCTGTCGGTACCGGTTTCGCTCGTGCTTGCGTTCATCGTTGCACTCGTGCTTAACCGGAGCGTTTACCTGAAAGGCTTGCTTCGCGGGATGTTCTTCCTTCCGTATATCTCGAGCGGAGTTGCCGTCGCGTTCGTCTGGATGCTTCTGTTCCAGCCGTCGCACGGTCCGATCAACGAAGTGCTCAGATGGATCGGCATCGCCTCTCCTCCGGGCTGGTTCGCGGATCCCGACACGGCGATGTACGCGATCGACGTCGTGCAGATCTGGTTCATGCTCGGCTATAACATGATCATTTACCTGGCCGCGCTTCAGGAGATTTCCACGGAACAACTGGAAGCGGCGAGGATCGACGGAGCGAGCACGAGAACGATCACTTGGAAAATCGTATGGCCGCTCGTCAGCCCTACGACGTTCCTATTGCTGATTACCGGCCTCATCATGACGATGAAATCGTTCTCGTTGATTCAGGCGATTACGGGCGGAGGGCCGAGCGGCAGTACGACCATCCTGTCGCTATACGTCTATAAGACGGCATTCAGCTATTACGAAATGGGATACGCCTCGGCGATTTCCTGGTTCTTGTTCGCGGTTATTTTATTGATCACAGTCATCCAGTGGATCGGCCAGAAGCGCTGGGTCCATTACTAG
- a CDS encoding Uma2 family endonuclease, translating to MKKREDQPIIREQMVTYDDYARMPDDGKRYEVANGMLELLSAPSPKHQVVSYQMQRLLTNSCNSEYIVFASPIDLILSATEVRQPDLLMIHRSRMEIITHRAIEGIPDLVAEILSPHSVKRDRHKKLKVYAEYRIPEYWIVDPANAALEQYLLTGDDYELLNLYDREEVVQSDRLPCVAFTMEQIVEAAADLPG from the coding sequence ATGAAAAAACGAGAAGACCAACCGATCATCCGGGAGCAAATGGTTACGTATGACGATTATGCGCGAATGCCCGACGATGGCAAACGGTACGAGGTGGCCAATGGGATGCTGGAATTGTTGTCCGCTCCGAGTCCTAAGCATCAAGTCGTCAGTTATCAAATGCAAAGATTGCTTACGAATAGCTGTAATTCGGAGTACATCGTATTTGCTTCGCCGATTGACCTGATCCTATCCGCGACGGAAGTCCGCCAACCTGACCTGTTAATGATCCATCGCAGCCGAATGGAAATCATTACGCACAGAGCGATCGAGGGCATTCCCGATTTGGTAGCCGAGATCTTATCCCCTCACTCCGTCAAGAGAGATAGGCATAAGAAGCTGAAAGTGTACGCCGAATATCGGATTCCCGAGTATTGGATCGTCGATCCGGCTAACGCGGCGCTTGAGCAATACTTGCTGACCGGTGACGATTACGAACTCTTGAATCTCTATGACAGAGAGGAAGTCGTCCAATCCGATCGCTTGCCGTGCGTGGCGTTCACGATGGAGCAGATCGTCGAAGCCGCGGCTGATTTACCGGGGTGA
- a CDS encoding sensor histidine kinase codes for MKRWFRRLTPETFKNRILLAFLLFLLAPIALLVVYNFKETERVLQENASAKNMEQLAGIKNGFVDLMSLVMKTGLLLEQDTYLQSVMKEPEQLDDIKRKKAVENKFGGIENSFFLTGATVYYTLMDFHGNAYTSFLPQNALNYEELKAESWVKVLQREGGERYIWNPNDKNYVIREWTNSRKMLSLYQVLRDEGMKPYAYGRFSIDYEEWFSRTTEDRQEEGAYFLLNSSGQTMIQSIAEQTISETIISNIISSPEDALPTSFIDGKERTLYTFSRIKELDGYLVKKVPLAQLFKEVDKQKQRFFLGFGVILLLFVLLTYLISSTITVPLKLFQKKMDTSVKANLKVKLPEQGRGEILALTRSFNSMIDDINDLLERLKLEERQKQFVRFQVLLAQMNPHFLLNTLNTIKSIALDKDEDDIYEICVSLGKILETTLNTEVDLIFLKEEMVLIDSYMGIQKARFGHGITIEYEVDEELRYALIPKFCLQPLVENSLLHGFGQSPQSGLIEIKASARGSLLYLEVTDNGVGLEQANRKKPSRQRKSIGVQNIRESLELIFKNQSTGLTLEALDTGTRVVMHMPLLLSKPYRKDE; via the coding sequence ATGAAACGGTGGTTCAGAAGGTTAACGCCCGAGACGTTCAAGAATCGCATTTTGCTGGCATTCTTATTGTTCTTATTGGCACCGATCGCCTTGCTCGTCGTCTATAACTTCAAGGAAACGGAGCGGGTTCTGCAGGAGAACGCTTCGGCCAAGAACATGGAACAGCTCGCGGGAATCAAGAACGGTTTCGTCGATTTGATGAGTCTCGTCATGAAGACGGGATTGCTGCTAGAGCAAGATACGTACTTGCAATCGGTGATGAAAGAACCGGAGCAGCTCGACGATATTAAGCGGAAGAAGGCCGTGGAGAACAAATTCGGCGGCATCGAAAACAGCTTTTTCCTTACGGGAGCTACCGTGTATTACACGTTAATGGATTTTCACGGGAATGCTTATACGTCCTTTCTTCCCCAGAATGCTTTGAATTACGAGGAGCTGAAAGCCGAGTCTTGGGTGAAAGTTCTGCAACGGGAAGGCGGGGAAAGGTATATCTGGAACCCCAACGACAAGAATTACGTCATTCGGGAGTGGACGAACAGCCGCAAAATGCTCAGTCTCTATCAGGTGCTTCGCGACGAGGGCATGAAGCCTTACGCGTATGGACGCTTCAGCATCGATTACGAGGAATGGTTCAGCCGCACGACGGAAGATCGGCAAGAGGAAGGGGCTTATTTTCTGCTGAACTCGTCCGGCCAGACGATGATCCAATCGATAGCGGAGCAGACGATCAGTGAGACGATCATATCGAATATTATCTCCTCTCCCGAGGATGCGTTACCCACTTCGTTCATCGACGGCAAGGAGAGAACGCTTTATACGTTCAGCCGGATTAAGGAGCTTGACGGTTATCTCGTGAAGAAGGTGCCACTTGCGCAATTGTTCAAGGAAGTGGACAAGCAGAAACAGCGCTTTTTTCTGGGCTTCGGCGTTATTCTGCTCTTGTTCGTGCTGCTCACTTATTTGATTTCTTCTACGATTACGGTTCCTCTTAAGCTGTTCCAGAAGAAGATGGATACGTCCGTGAAGGCGAACCTGAAGGTCAAGCTGCCGGAACAAGGAAGAGGCGAGATACTGGCATTGACGCGAAGTTTTAACTCGATGATTGACGACATTAACGATTTGTTGGAACGATTGAAGCTTGAGGAGAGACAAAAGCAGTTCGTAAGGTTTCAGGTGCTATTGGCGCAGATGAACCCCCATTTCCTGCTCAATACGCTGAATACGATCAAGAGCATCGCGCTGGATAAAGACGAAGACGACATCTACGAAATCTGCGTTTCGTTGGGGAAAATATTGGAGACGACGCTTAACACGGAAGTCGATCTGATTTTTCTCAAGGAAGAAATGGTGTTGATCGATTCTTATATGGGTATTCAAAAAGCGCGGTTCGGCCATGGGATTACGATCGAATACGAGGTGGACGAGGAGCTGAGATACGCGCTTATTCCGAAATTCTGTTTGCAGCCGCTCGTGGAGAATAGCTTATTGCACGGCTTCGGACAATCGCCGCAATCCGGTCTGATCGAGATTAAAGCTTCGGCGCGCGGTTCGCTGCTGTATTTGGAAGTGACGGACAACGGCGTCGGACTCGAGCAAGCGAATCGGAAGAAGCCGTCTCGCCAAAGGAAAAGCATCGGAGTCCAGAACATACGGGAAAGCTTGGAATTGATCTTCAAAAACCAAAGCACGGGACTAACCTTGGAAGCGTTGGATACAGGGACGAGAGTCGTCATGCATATGCCGCTTCTGTTGTCTAAGCCGTATCGGAAGGATGAATAG
- a CDS encoding FAD-dependent oxidoreductase, with amino-acid sequence MKHEVTKSDVTVVGGGLAGISAAIAAARMGMKVALVHNRPVLGGNSSSEVRVWVCGATGHGVNRFARETGIMGELFVENQYRNPEGNPYLWDLTLLEAVRAEPNISLFMNTDVREVEADGELEARVIRSVTGWMMGSERLIRFESEAFLDCTGDGLVGFLAGAAYRLGREARHEYDEDWAPEVADEITLGSTLLFYTKDTGKPVRFVAPSFAKDITKTSIPLKRVIRSGDSGCHYWWIEWGGELDTVHENERIRDELWAVIYGIWDYIKNSGQFDAETMTLEWVGSLPGKREFRRFIGDTVLTQNDILAQRPFEDRVAFGGWSIDLHPPQGMYASESGSKHLHADGIYHIPFGSLYSKNVGNLLFAGRNVSATHVAFGTTRVMATCAVMGEAAGVGAALSVKKGVSPRELRDIHMAELQQAMLKSDSSIIGLKNEDEADLARKGTVRASSTMTRIRLDQPTEAYPLAADIGMLFPIDGAIGALELLLSATEGTELVVELWDTGREENYVPATRKQSATIAVNAGEKKWVTLPIEEREEAGVGEARNAFLIVRANDKVSLFKSAVPLTGVLAFERGVKPVVSSDLEDHQPDQPVIEWSMKRLVRQPFCFAVDTGAYAADKAIDGFVRPFGGPHIWVSEPLEEGRDEWIEVELAERANVSEIHLTFNDDVNEDLINLHHHETPFPVIPELVKDYEVEAWLGGKWQSIVSEQGNRKRKRVHRLANAVAADRIRLVVHLTNGGERAELVEIRVY; translated from the coding sequence GTGAAGCACGAAGTAACGAAGTCGGACGTAACCGTCGTCGGAGGAGGATTGGCGGGGATCAGCGCCGCGATTGCCGCGGCTAGAATGGGGATGAAGGTGGCGCTTGTTCACAACAGACCGGTACTAGGCGGCAACTCCAGCTCGGAGGTCAGAGTATGGGTTTGCGGGGCGACCGGACATGGAGTCAACCGATTCGCCCGCGAGACGGGCATTATGGGAGAACTGTTCGTCGAGAATCAATACCGCAATCCGGAAGGGAATCCGTATCTATGGGATCTCACTCTACTGGAAGCGGTTCGCGCCGAGCCTAACATCAGCTTGTTCATGAATACCGACGTGCGGGAGGTCGAAGCGGACGGAGAACTCGAAGCGCGAGTGATCCGTAGCGTGACGGGATGGATGATGGGCTCGGAAAGACTCATTCGCTTCGAAAGCGAGGCTTTCCTCGATTGCACGGGAGACGGGCTCGTCGGTTTCCTCGCGGGTGCCGCTTACCGTTTGGGACGCGAAGCTAGACACGAATACGACGAGGATTGGGCGCCCGAGGTCGCGGACGAAATTACGCTCGGCAGCACCTTGCTGTTCTACACGAAGGATACGGGCAAGCCGGTTCGCTTCGTCGCTCCTTCGTTCGCCAAGGATATCACGAAGACTTCGATTCCCCTTAAGCGGGTGATCCGCAGCGGCGACTCGGGTTGCCACTATTGGTGGATCGAGTGGGGCGGCGAGCTGGATACCGTCCACGAGAACGAGCGCATTCGGGATGAGCTATGGGCCGTTATTTATGGGATATGGGATTATATTAAAAACTCCGGACAATTCGATGCGGAAACGATGACGTTGGAATGGGTCGGTTCTTTACCGGGCAAGCGGGAGTTTCGTCGTTTTATCGGCGATACGGTGCTGACGCAGAACGATATTTTGGCGCAACGTCCGTTCGAGGATCGCGTCGCTTTCGGCGGCTGGTCGATCGATTTGCATCCTCCGCAAGGAATGTATGCATCGGAGAGCGGGTCTAAGCATCTTCATGCCGACGGAATCTATCATATTCCTTTCGGTTCGCTGTATTCGAAGAACGTGGGTAACCTGTTGTTCGCCGGGCGCAACGTCAGCGCGACTCACGTAGCCTTCGGGACGACTCGCGTAATGGCCACTTGCGCCGTCATGGGAGAAGCGGCAGGCGTAGGCGCCGCTCTATCCGTTAAAAAAGGCGTGTCGCCTCGCGAGCTTCGCGATATCCATATGGCAGAGCTTCAACAAGCGATGCTGAAGAGCGATTCCTCTATTATAGGGTTGAAGAACGAGGATGAAGCGGATTTGGCTAGGAAGGGTACCGTGCGGGCTTCGAGCACCATGACAAGGATTCGGTTGGATCAGCCAACGGAAGCTTATCCGCTTGCGGCGGATATCGGTATGTTATTTCCGATCGACGGGGCGATAGGGGCGCTAGAGCTACTCTTGTCGGCAACGGAAGGAACGGAGCTCGTCGTAGAATTGTGGGATACCGGGCGCGAGGAAAATTACGTGCCGGCAACAAGGAAGCAGAGCGCTACGATCGCGGTTAATGCCGGCGAGAAAAAGTGGGTTACGCTGCCGATCGAGGAGAGGGAAGAGGCTGGAGTCGGCGAAGCGCGCAACGCGTTCCTTATCGTTCGAGCCAACGACAAGGTTAGCCTATTCAAGTCGGCGGTTCCGTTAACGGGCGTGCTCGCTTTCGAACGAGGCGTCAAACCGGTCGTCTCCTCGGATCTCGAAGATCATCAGCCGGATCAACCGGTCATCGAATGGAGCATGAAGCGGCTCGTTCGCCAGCCGTTTTGCTTCGCGGTCGATACGGGAGCATATGCCGCGGATAAGGCGATCGACGGATTCGTTCGTCCGTTCGGCGGACCGCACATCTGGGTATCGGAGCCGTTGGAAGAGGGACGGGACGAGTGGATCGAGGTAGAATTGGCGGAGCGGGCGAACGTGTCCGAGATCCATCTGACTTTTAACGACGACGTGAACGAGGATTTGATCAACCTGCACCATCACGAGACGCCTTTCCCGGTTATACCGGAGCTGGTCAAGGATTATGAAGTCGAGGCTTGGCTCGGCGGCAAGTGGCAGTCTATCGTATCGGAGCAGGGTAACCGCAAGCGCAAGCGGGTTCACCGCTTGGCGAATGCCGTCGCGGCGGACCGAATCCGCCTCGTCGTTCACTTGACGAACGGCGGCGAGCGCGCGGAATTGGTCGAGATTCGTGTGTACTGA